From one Aeropyrum camini SY1 = JCM 12091 genomic stretch:
- the narH gene encoding nitrate reductase subunit beta — MVRAQLSMVMVLDKCIGCHTCSLTCKNVWTNREGLEYAWWNNVETRPGVGYPKTWENQEKYGGGWVLKNGKLRLRLETGRFKTPGKDDYYEPFTYNYENLFSEELSDQQPHADPISMYSGEKIDVQWGPNFDDDLAGGDITIPADPNWAGIDKAIYKEFKNVFMFYLPRICNHCLNPSCLAACPRKSVYKRPEDGIVLIDQTRCRGYRQCVQACPYKKVYYNWKTGKSEKCIFCFPRIETGQPPVCALTCVGKIRYVGVVLYDEERVLEAAKAPEDQLVALQRDIILDPFDPQVVKAAREAGVPDNFIEAARKSPVYYMFKKWEIALPLHPEFRTLPMVFYVPPLNPVVTVLDRNGKYSADYDSILPTIDKLRIPIRYLANMFAAGNEEEVRKALKRLLAIREFFRQIEVEGKSRSEAAWVLEESGLTVEDADMMFRWLAVSRDRFVIPTAKKELRIRLPSRGGR; from the coding sequence ATGGTCAGGGCTCAGCTCTCCATGGTAATGGTGCTGGATAAGTGTATAGGCTGCCATACATGCAGCCTAACCTGCAAGAACGTTTGGACCAACAGGGAGGGCCTGGAGTACGCCTGGTGGAACAACGTGGAGACCAGACCTGGCGTAGGCTACCCGAAGACCTGGGAGAACCAGGAGAAGTATGGCGGCGGCTGGGTACTGAAGAACGGGAAGCTCAGGCTGAGGCTTGAGACAGGAAGGTTCAAGACTCCCGGCAAGGACGACTATTACGAGCCCTTCACGTACAACTACGAGAACCTGTTCTCCGAGGAGCTCTCGGATCAGCAGCCCCACGCCGACCCGATAAGCATGTACAGCGGCGAAAAGATCGATGTGCAGTGGGGCCCCAACTTCGACGACGACCTCGCAGGAGGCGACATCACGATACCGGCCGACCCCAACTGGGCGGGGATAGACAAGGCCATATACAAGGAGTTCAAGAACGTCTTCATGTTCTACCTCCCCAGGATATGCAACCACTGCCTCAACCCGAGCTGCCTCGCGGCCTGCCCAAGGAAGAGCGTGTACAAGAGGCCGGAGGACGGTATAGTTCTGATAGACCAGACCCGATGTAGAGGCTACAGGCAGTGCGTCCAAGCCTGCCCCTACAAGAAGGTCTACTACAACTGGAAGACCGGTAAGAGTGAGAAGTGCATATTCTGCTTCCCAAGGATTGAAACGGGCCAACCGCCTGTCTGCGCCCTAACATGCGTCGGTAAAATAAGGTACGTGGGGGTGGTGCTCTACGACGAGGAGAGGGTTCTGGAGGCGGCGAAAGCCCCTGAGGACCAGCTAGTCGCGCTCCAGAGAGACATAATACTAGACCCCTTCGACCCCCAGGTTGTGAAGGCGGCAAGGGAGGCCGGCGTGCCCGACAACTTCATAGAGGCCGCGAGGAAGAGCCCAGTGTATTATATGTTCAAGAAGTGGGAGATAGCCCTGCCGCTGCACCCGGAGTTCCGAACCTTACCCATGGTGTTCTACGTCCCCCCGCTAAACCCTGTTGTAACCGTGCTAGACAGGAACGGCAAGTACAGTGCAGACTACGACAGTATACTACCAACGATAGACAAGCTGAGGATACCAATAAGATACCTGGCCAACATGTTCGCCGCCGGCAACGAGGAGGAGGTCAGGAAAGCCCTCAAGAGGCTTCTAGCGATAAGAGAGTTCTTCAGGCAGATAGAGGTTGAGGGTAAGAGCAGGAGCGAGGCGGCCTGGGTGCTCGAGGAGAGCGGCCTCACAGTGGAGGACGCGGACATGATGTTCAGGTGGCTGGCTGTCAGCAGGGACAGGTTCGTTATACCAACAGCCAAGAAGGAGCTCCGCATCAGGCTCCCCAGCAGGGGCGGTAGGTAG
- a CDS encoding ethylbenzene dehydrogenase-related protein, producing the protein MARRSLALLALMALAALIAGVAGFAVVTAQAPAINAVYVEGAIPLDPEDGFWQQIEKAEVSLVSQNIVYPMTGYEDVRTLRVAAAVSSEGLLAIYLEWDDPTMDVPQPGGIDQYPDKVAVQFPLTTDSLPYICMGTTEQPVSIVLWSSAGKTETLIAGSAYGMDPEHREALGLHSVPTSPIELAPPEAQVWGSSAVYKDGKWMVLLYRPTGSIHELVPTLVPGSETSVAFAVWQGGKAEVGGKKSTSAWFVMKLGMPKAAPGETETVTETQPAETVYETVTETVARGGLGLALAGFIAGLIVYTVGVAAYVYLVRPKR; encoded by the coding sequence ATGGCTCGCCGCAGTCTAGCCCTGCTCGCCCTTATGGCCCTAGCGGCCCTCATAGCAGGTGTGGCGGGGTTCGCCGTAGTCACAGCCCAGGCTCCAGCTATAAACGCAGTGTATGTCGAGGGGGCTATACCCCTCGACCCCGAGGACGGGTTCTGGCAGCAGATTGAGAAGGCGGAGGTGTCACTCGTCTCCCAGAACATAGTCTATCCCATGACAGGCTACGAAGACGTTAGAACACTCCGCGTCGCAGCGGCTGTAAGCAGCGAGGGCCTACTGGCGATATACCTGGAGTGGGACGACCCCACTATGGACGTGCCCCAGCCAGGCGGTATCGACCAGTATCCGGACAAGGTTGCCGTTCAGTTCCCACTCACGACAGACTCCCTACCCTACATCTGCATGGGCACCACCGAGCAGCCGGTGAGCATAGTGCTTTGGAGCAGCGCTGGCAAGACGGAGACGCTGATAGCTGGGAGCGCCTACGGCATGGACCCCGAGCATAGGGAGGCTCTCGGGCTCCACAGCGTCCCCACAAGCCCCATAGAGCTAGCGCCCCCCGAGGCCCAGGTCTGGGGATCGAGCGCCGTATATAAAGATGGTAAGTGGATGGTTTTGCTCTACAGGCCCACAGGCTCGATACACGAGCTCGTGCCCACGCTAGTTCCTGGGAGCGAGACATCAGTCGCCTTCGCTGTATGGCAGGGTGGCAAGGCCGAGGTTGGCGGTAAGAAGAGCACCAGCGCCTGGTTCGTTATGAAGCTTGGCATGCCTAAGGCGGCTCCCGGCGAGACTGAGACGGTTACGGAGACTCAGCCGGCGGAGACGGTGTACGAGACGGTCACCGAAACCGTGGCTAGGGGTGGCCTTGGCCTGGCTCTCGCCGGCTTCATAGCCGGGTTGATAGTATATACTGTGGGTGTAGCGGCGTACGTCTACCTAGTCAGGCCGAAGAGGTAA
- the narJ gene encoding nitrate reductase molybdenum cofactor assembly chaperone, which produces MGGSMRLTLKTLSIIFSYPGEDLEELARNREVVGTLLAGEDEEAASLIIKFLEKLNLGRADEEYVAVFEMPPKCSLYAHTYLLKGKEDMVGQLLLEVKSHYKAKQLDVPVEREIPTYLPAMLEYLALVYDDDAKAARRFAKKYIQPWVGELAACLERNGSLWSLPARALKRVVDEIVGGRGL; this is translated from the coding sequence GTGGGAGGCAGTATGAGACTGACGTTGAAGACTCTAAGCATAATATTCAGCTATCCCGGCGAGGACCTAGAGGAGCTGGCTAGGAACAGGGAGGTGGTTGGGACTCTACTCGCCGGGGAGGATGAGGAGGCTGCGAGCCTAATAATCAAGTTCCTGGAGAAGCTAAACCTCGGGAGGGCTGACGAGGAGTATGTGGCCGTGTTCGAGATGCCCCCGAAGTGCAGTCTCTACGCCCACACCTACCTGCTGAAGGGCAAGGAGGATATGGTGGGGCAGCTCCTGCTCGAGGTTAAGAGCCACTATAAGGCTAAGCAGCTCGACGTGCCCGTGGAGAGGGAGATCCCCACTTACCTTCCCGCTATGCTTGAGTATCTAGCTCTGGTTTACGATGATGATGCTAAGGCTGCCCGCCGCTTCGCGAAGAAATATATACAGCCGTGGGTTGGAGAGCTAGCGGCATGCCTCGAGAGGAACGGGAGCCTGTGGAGCCTTCCGGCCAGGGCTTTAAAAAGGGTTGTGGATGAAATTGTGGGGGGGCGGGGCCTCTAG